GATGTCCGCCGCGAGATAGGTGGTGATGCCGTTGGCCCGCCTCACCACGCGGTCCTTTTCGTCCCCCGCCAGTTCGATGGTCTTCAGCCAAAGCGCCCCGTCCTTTTCGTAGATGGCCCCGTGCTGTTGCAGATGCGCGATGGTTGTTTCCACGGCGCCGGATTCGTGAAAGCTTTTCTCGCTGGCCCAGTTATCGAAGTTCACCCGGAATTTCTTCAGGTCTTCTTTTATGTCGCCGAGGATTTTATCGGCGGTGCAGGCGGTGAAAAAAGGAAGCGACTCGGCGTCGCCCTGCTTCAAAAACCTGTCGCCGTGCGCGTCCTTTATCTCCTGCGCGATATCGCGGATGTAAAGGCCCTGGTAACTGTTTTCCAGCAGGGCATCGTCCCGGCCGAAAAGCTGCTTGTAGCGGATCAGCGTGCTGCGCCCGAGGTTTTCCATCTGGAGGCCGGTGTCGTTGGTGTAATACTCGGCGGTGACGTCGTACCCCGCCTTTTTCAGCAGGCGGGCCAGCGCATCGCCCACCGCCGCGCCCCGCCCGTGGCCGATGTGCAACGGGCCGGTCGGGTTGGCGCTGACGAATTCCACCAGCACCTTTTCGCCGGGAACGGGCGGGAGCGTGCCGAAATCGGAATTGTCGGCGGGGATTCTTGCAAACTCCTCCAGCCACTTTTCCGGCTTCACCGTCATATTGATGAAGCCCGGCCCGGCAATGCTGACGCTGGCGAACAGCGGATGCCCTTTCAGCGCGGCGGCCAACTCTTCGGCTATTTTGCGCGGGTTGCTTTTCAGCGGTTTCGTCATGACCATCGCGGCGTTGGTGGAAAAATCGCCGAATTTTTCTTCGGGTATCTCGATGGCGATGGGCGGCAATTCCCCGCCAAACCCGGCTTTTTGGGCCACCGGGGCAAGCGCTTCCATCACCGCGTCGCGTACAGCTTTTCTCATAGGGTGCCCATTATCGCCAATTTGACAGGTGAAGGCAAAAGATACCCTTGCCGGGCCAGCGCGCCAATCCCTGTCGGCCCGTTGGGCCGATGACATGCAAGAATGCATGTCCTACCTGGGAAAAGGTACAATACGCGGACGATAATGAAAAAATTTATTCCGCTCACGGTATTCGCCGCCGCCTTCGGGCTGGTGGAAGCGGCGGTGGTGGTCTACACCCGATGGCTCTATTACCCCGATGGCTTCGCTTTCCCGGTGAACGTGCCACCGATGGCGTTCCTTAAAGTGGAGCTATGGCGCGAGCTGGCCACGCTCGCCATGCTTGGCGCGGCGGGCGCGCTGGCCGGACGCGGCGGCTGGCAAAAATTCTCCTTCTTCATGTGGGCGTTCGGCGTGTGGGATATCTTCTACTATATTTGGCTGAACCTCTTCATCGGCTGGCCCGCCTCGCTGTTCGACCCGGACATCCTTTTCCTCATCCCGGTAACCTGGTGGGGGCCGGTGCTCTCCCCCTGCATCGTTTCGGTCTCCATGTGCGTGGCCGCCCTTGTTATCGTGCGGCGCGACGAAGCGGGGCGGACGCCCGTTCTGAAACCGCTCGACGTAATCGGCGTCGCCATCGGCGCGTGCATCATCCTCTACACATATATGGCGGATGCCGCCATCATCACGGCGGGCGAAATGCCGCCGCCATACCGCTGGGGACTTTTTTTGGTCGGCGAAATTTTTGGCGTTGCCGCCTTCATCAACATGCTATCGAGAAAGCCGGATGGACGAAGCGCTGCTGGTTGAACGCCTCCGCGCCGCGCGGTGGCAGGAGATCATCATCCTCGATGAGGTGGAGAGCACCAACGGCTACGCCCTGCAACTGCTGGCGGAGGGAACGCTGCGCGACGGCGCGGTGATTATCGCCAACCGCCAAACCGCCGGGCGCGGACGCTTCAAGCGCGCGTGGTTCTCCGATGGCGGGCTGGCGCTCACCGTGACGGTGATAAGCCCGGAACCGCCGCACCGCGTGGGGCCGGTCACGCTCAACGCCGGGGTTGCGGTGGCGAAGGGGCTTAAAAACGCCACCGGGCGCGATTTTTATCTGAAGTACCCCAACGACGTGATGAGCGAAAAAGAGCACGGCAAGAAAATCGCCGGGATTTTGGTGGAAATGAAGCCGGCCCAAGGGGGAACGGCGCTCATCGTCGGCATCGGCGTGAATGTGGAACAGGAGCGTTTTCCCGATGAAATAGCGCCGATGGCATCCAGCCTGCGCCAGCTGGGATGCGGCACGCGGCGCGAGGTGGCGGCGGCGGAAATCCTCAACGCGCTGGAAGCCGACCTCGAACGCCCATTTTGCGATTTGCGGGAAGAGTGGCTTAATATGGATTGCACCATCGGCCGGCCGGTGCGGATAAAAAACCTCAAGGCGGATGTGGAAGGGATCGCCGCCGGGCTGGACGGCGACGGCGCGCTGCTGGTGAATACCGCGCGCGGAACCGAACGGATAACCGCCGGCGACGTAATTTTCGGGGAGTAAACAGAATGCTGATCGCGTTCGACATCGGGAACACCAACACCGTGGCGGGAGTCTTTGAAAAAGACGCCCTCCGCCAAAAATTCCGCTATCACACCAGCAACATCGAAACGGCGGACGAGCTGGCCCTGAAAATCAGCATGCTGCTCAAAGAGCAGGGCATCGAAAAAAAAGACATTGCCTCCGTCATCGTCTGTTCGGTGGTTCCCGCCCTCACCGGGGCATATGTCGATATCGCAAAGCGGATATTCGGGGCCGATCCCATCGTTGTCGGGCCGGGGATAAAAACCGGCATCGCCCTCCTGTATGACAACCCGCGCGAAGTGGGGGCCGACCGGATCGCCAACACCGTCGGCGGCTTCGTCAAATACGGGGGGCCGCTCATCGTGGTGGATCTCGGCACGGCGATAACCTTCGACGCCGTTTCGGCGAAAGGCGAGTACCTCGGCGGCGTCATCGCGCCGGGGATCGACGCCTCGATGCTCTCGCTCTCCAAGCGCGCGGCGCAGCTGCCGCAGGTGGGGCTGGAGAAGCCTTCCCGGGTTATCGGCAAAAACACCGTGGCGGCCATGCAAAGCGGCGCGGTATTCGGCTTTTGCGGCTTGATCGACACCATCGCGCGGAAGATGCAAAAGGAGATGGGGGGAAATCCCAAGGTGGTGGCGACCGGCGGCCAGAGCTATTGGCTGAAAGAGGTGAGTGAAACCATCGAAGCGGTCGACCCCGACCTCACGCTCCACGGGCTTTTGGAAATCTGGAAACGGAACCAGTGAGGCGATGAAAAATATCTGCGTGTTCTGCGGCTCCAGCGCGGGGGTGTTGCCCGCGTATGCCGCCGCCGCGCGCCGCATGGGACAGCTCATCGCGCAACGGGGAATGGGGCTCGTCTACGGCGGGGGGGACGTCGGCCTCATGGGCGAAACCGCCAAAGGGGCCTTGGGGGAAAAGGGAAGCGTTACCGGCGTGATTCCCGCCAGCCTCGTCGATAAGGAAATACGGCAGAACTTGCTCACCGAACTGCTGATCGTGGACAACATGCACCAGCGCAAAGCAAAGATGGCCGATCTCTCGGACGCCTTCGTCACGCTTCCCGGCGGGCTTGGCACGCTGGAAGAGTTTTTCGAGGTGCTGTCGTGGGCGCAACTCGGCCTGCATAAAAAGCCGTGCGCGCTTCTGAATGTGGAAGGGTACTACAACGGACTCATCGACTTTTTGAATCACGCGGTGGAGCACAAGTTCGTTTCCCCCGCGCACCGGCAACTGGTGTTGGTGGAAAAAACCCCCGAGGCGTTGCTGGACGCCATCGCCACCTTTCAACCCCCCGCCGTCGATCTCTGGATCAAGCGCGGCGACATATAAAAAAGCCCGCGGGTGTTGAATCCCGCGGGCCGTTTGATACGCGAAAACCTTCTTAGAGTCATCCCCTCCTTCGCAAGGAGGGGATACAGGGGAGGTTTTTTAACCCCACCTCAATCCTCCCCTCAAATGAGGGAAGGAAGCTTTGAAATCGGACTTAGTGCTTGTGCGCGGCGTGGCCTTCGTGGCCGCCGCCAAGCAGCTTCGCCTGATCGGGGTGTTCGCCCATCCATTCCACTTTGCCATCGGCCAGGTCGTACACCGCGCCGACAACCTTCACTTTGCCCGAGGCGACAAGGTGGCGGATCTCTTCGCTGCGGGTGAGCATATCGGCTATCGATTGCAGCACGTTCTCGGTGATGGCGCGGTTTATCAGGTCGTCGCCTTCCA
The genomic region above belongs to Nitrospinota bacterium and contains:
- a CDS encoding arginine--tRNA ligase; translated protein: MRKAVRDAVMEALAPVAQKAGFGGELPPIAIEIPEEKFGDFSTNAAMVMTKPLKSNPRKIAEELAAALKGHPLFASVSIAGPGFINMTVKPEKWLEEFARIPADNSDFGTLPPVPGEKVLVEFVSANPTGPLHIGHGRGAAVGDALARLLKKAGYDVTAEYYTNDTGLQMENLGRSTLIRYKQLFGRDDALLENSYQGLYIRDIAQEIKDAHGDRFLKQGDAESLPFFTACTADKILGDIKEDLKKFRVNFDNWASEKSFHESGAVETTIAHLQQHGAIYEKDGALWLKTIELAGDEKDRVVRRANGITTYLAADIAYHDDKYERGFTRLIDIWGADHHGYVARMKAAAKALGKNPASFQPLLIQIVSLKKGGELVAMSTRSGKFTELKEVVDEVGVDACRFTFLTRGYDAQLEFDVDLAKSQSNENPVYYVQYAHARISNIFKTAAERGIEPFPAAPDWALLNHEDDLRVIKKALFFPAMVEDAAKGLAPHATTHYLTELAGVWHKYYTVNRVLSDDIPLTAARLALAARVRTVLKNGLELLGVSAPEKM
- a CDS encoding biotin--[acetyl-CoA-carboxylase] ligase, with product MDEALLVERLRAARWQEIIILDEVESTNGYALQLLAEGTLRDGAVIIANRQTAGRGRFKRAWFSDGGLALTVTVISPEPPHRVGPVTLNAGVAVAKGLKNATGRDFYLKYPNDVMSEKEHGKKIAGILVEMKPAQGGTALIVGIGVNVEQERFPDEIAPMASSLRQLGCGTRREVAAAEILNALEADLERPFCDLREEWLNMDCTIGRPVRIKNLKADVEGIAAGLDGDGALLVNTARGTERITAGDVIFGE
- a CDS encoding type III pantothenate kinase — protein: MLIAFDIGNTNTVAGVFEKDALRQKFRYHTSNIETADELALKISMLLKEQGIEKKDIASVIVCSVVPALTGAYVDIAKRIFGADPIVVGPGIKTGIALLYDNPREVGADRIANTVGGFVKYGGPLIVVDLGTAITFDAVSAKGEYLGGVIAPGIDASMLSLSKRAAQLPQVGLEKPSRVIGKNTVAAMQSGAVFGFCGLIDTIARKMQKEMGGNPKVVATGGQSYWLKEVSETIEAVDPDLTLHGLLEIWKRNQ
- a CDS encoding TIGR00730 family Rossman fold protein gives rise to the protein MKNICVFCGSSAGVLPAYAAAARRMGQLIAQRGMGLVYGGGDVGLMGETAKGALGEKGSVTGVIPASLVDKEIRQNLLTELLIVDNMHQRKAKMADLSDAFVTLPGGLGTLEEFFEVLSWAQLGLHKKPCALLNVEGYYNGLIDFLNHAVEHKFVSPAHRQLVLVEKTPEALLDAIATFQPPAVDLWIKRGDI